Proteins co-encoded in one Accipiter gentilis chromosome 5, bAccGen1.1, whole genome shotgun sequence genomic window:
- the SLC35D3 gene encoding solute carrier family 35 member D3: MGRWRGRARGVAVAVAHGLCSGSLNILLKFLLARYHFAFLTLLQCLSSAAAALGLEALRRRGLAALPPFGPRLARPFAAVAALATLQSTLTLWSLRGLSLPMYVVFKRCLPLVTLLTGALVLRDGMPSPGVLVAVLITTCGAALAGAGDLTGDAMGYVTGVLAVLIHAAYLVLIQKTSVDSEYGPLTAQYAIAVSATPFLIICSFASMDSINVWSFPGWKDPAMVCIFIACVLISCAMNFTTLHCTYINSAVTTSFVGVVKSIATITVGMVAFNDVEPTKLFIAGVVVNTLGSIIYCVAKYIETRRQGNYEDLEKEAEEEEGKRQAGDQALFAMEAITREKGAEEAALEASATGDSQVREEEKDGAEKPAKGPAVQGKATGSQEVNRSSLKDAYLGVWRLVRGANYIKKDYLIENEELPNP; encoded by the exons ATGGGCcggtggcggggccgggcgcggggcgtCGCGGTGGCGGTGGCGCACGGGCTGTGCTCGGGCTCGCTGAACATCCTGCTGAAGTTCCTGCTGGCCCGCTACCACTTCGCCTTCCTGACGCTGCTGCAGTGCCTcagcagcgcggcggcggcgctggggctggaggcgctgcggcggcgggggctggcGGCGCTGCCGCCCTTCGGGCCCCGCCTGGCGCGCCCCTTCGCCGCCGTGGCCGCCCTGGCCACGCTGCAGTCCACCCTGACGCTCTGGTCGCTGCGCGGCCTCAGCCTCCCCATGTACGTCGTCTTCAAGCGCTGCCTGCCCCTCGTCACCCTCCTCACCGGCGCCCTGGTGCTCCGCGACGGCATGCCCTCGCCCGGCGTCCTCGTCGCCGTCCTCATCACCACCTGCGGCGCCGCGCTGGCCG GAGCTGGTGACCTGACCGGTGATGCTATGGGCTATGTGACAGGCGTGCTGGCCGTGCTGATACACGCTGCCTACCTGGTGCTCATTCAGAAGACCAGTGTAGATAGTGAATACGGACCCCTGACAGCTCAGTATGCCATCGCTGTTTCAGCCACCCCTTTTCTCATCATCTGCTCCTTTGCCAGCATGGATTCCATCAACGTCTGGTCCTTCCCGGGGTGGAAGGACCCTGCCATGGTATGCATCTTTATCGCTTGCGTCCTGATTAGCTGTGCCATGAACTTTACCACCCTTCACTGCACTTACATTAACTCAGCTGTGACCACCAGCTTCGTAGGGGTGGTGAAGAGCATAGCAACCATCACAGTGGGCATGGTGGCATTCAATGATGTGGAGCCCACAAAGTTATTTATAGCCGGTGTTGTGGTCAACACCTTGGGGTCTATCATTTACTGTGTGGCCAAGTACATTGAGACCAGGCGGCAGGGCAATTATGAGGACCTGgagaaagaagctgaagaagaggaggggaaaaggcagGCTGGGGACCAAGCACTGTTTGCGATGGAGGCAATTACCCGGGAGAAGGGGGCTGAGGAAGCAGCATTGGAAGCATCAGCCACGGGGGACAGCCAGgtcagagaggaagagaaggacgGTGCTGAGAAACCTGCCAAGGGCCCGGCGGTCCAGGGAAAAGCCACTGGCTCACAAGAAGTGAACAGGAGTTCGCTGAAGGATGCCTATCTTGGAGTATGGAGGTTGGTGAGGGGTGCTAATTATATAAAGAAGGATTATTTGATAGAGAATGAAGAGCTACCAAACCCTTAA